A portion of the Micromonospora tarapacensis genome contains these proteins:
- a CDS encoding glycoside hydrolase family 9 protein, whose product MHHPRRPRPAHGSQRRPRPRPDQPRPPHRPDQPWPRRVLAAATALAAGLALAIGVPGAGAAAAPTDGAAPTAAAAAPAFNYAEALQKSLLFYEAQQSGTLPDWNRVSWRDDSALSDGNGVGVDLTGGWYDAGDHVKFGFPMAFSTTMLAWGAVEYRSGYAASGQLTHLLNNLRFVNDYFVKAHPSPNVLYGQVGKGDDDHKWWGPAEVMPMARPAYKIDASCGGADLAGETAAAMAASSMVFRPTDAAYADTLLTHARQLYTFADTVRRSYHECITDATSFYRSWSGYQDELVWGAIWLYRATGDAAYLAKAESEYDRLGTEPQTSTRSYKWTVAWDNKQFGAYVLLANLTGEQKYVDDANRWLDFWTVGVGGERVRYSPGGMAVLDSWGALRYAANTAFAALVYSDKTTDATRKARYHDFAVRQINYALGDNPRNSSYVIGFGANSPKNPHHRTAHGSWWDSMTVPTETRHTLYGALVGGPSSPNDAYTDSRSDYVMNEVATDYNAGFTSALARLTQEYGGTPLANFPVPEQPDIDELTVETTVMQNEPRATGIKAIVYNKSAFPARALTDAKFRYYFRASGTTAAQVTPGYTQGCPSPSTAHPAGGDLWYVEVDCTGHTIAPAGQSQHRMEVQFKVGVPEGGTWDPSDDPSYQATAGPNRNVPLYVGGTRVWGAEPASGPADTVAPSTPGAPTVSAITTTGATLSWAPSTDNVGVTGYRVYRGPASGDVLVATVTGTTYAATDLQPQSTYSFYVVATDAAGNASSPSERVTVTTSAPLPTSPCRVSYGTTDWSTGFTANITITNTGTTAINGWTLAFSFPNAGQRVGQGWSASYAQTGSAVTATNLSYNGNLAPGASAGIGFNGTHTGSNPRPTTFTLNGSTCTIG is encoded by the coding sequence ATGCATCACCCCCGACGGCCGCGTCCAGCCCACGGTAGCCAGCGCCGACCTCGGCCGCGCCCCGACCAGCCACGGCCGCCACACCGGCCCGACCAGCCCTGGCCGCGCCGGGTGTTGGCTGCCGCGACGGCGCTGGCTGCCGGACTGGCGCTCGCGATCGGCGTACCCGGTGCCGGTGCCGCCGCCGCACCGACCGACGGAGCCGCACCGACTGCCGCAGCCGCCGCGCCCGCCTTCAACTACGCGGAGGCGTTGCAGAAGTCGCTGCTGTTCTACGAGGCCCAGCAGTCCGGGACACTGCCGGACTGGAACCGCGTCTCGTGGCGCGACGACTCCGCCCTGAGCGACGGCAACGGCGTCGGGGTGGACCTCACCGGCGGCTGGTACGACGCCGGTGACCACGTCAAGTTCGGCTTCCCGATGGCGTTCAGCACCACCATGCTCGCCTGGGGTGCGGTGGAGTACCGGTCCGGCTACGCCGCCTCCGGGCAGCTGACCCACCTGCTGAACAATCTGCGCTTCGTCAACGACTACTTCGTCAAGGCGCACCCGTCACCGAACGTCCTCTACGGCCAGGTGGGCAAGGGCGACGACGACCACAAGTGGTGGGGGCCGGCCGAGGTGATGCCGATGGCGCGGCCCGCGTACAAGATCGACGCCAGCTGTGGCGGCGCGGACCTGGCGGGGGAGACGGCGGCGGCGATGGCCGCGTCCTCGATGGTCTTCCGGCCCACCGACGCCGCCTACGCCGACACGTTGCTCACCCACGCGCGGCAGCTCTACACGTTCGCCGACACGGTGCGCAGGAGCTATCACGAGTGCATCACCGATGCGACCAGCTTCTACCGCTCGTGGAGCGGCTACCAGGACGAGCTTGTCTGGGGCGCGATCTGGTTGTACCGGGCCACCGGCGACGCCGCGTACCTGGCCAAGGCGGAGAGCGAGTACGACCGGCTCGGCACCGAGCCGCAGACCAGCACCCGCTCCTACAAGTGGACCGTCGCCTGGGACAACAAGCAGTTCGGGGCGTACGTGCTGCTGGCCAACCTGACCGGCGAGCAGAAGTACGTCGACGACGCCAACCGCTGGCTCGACTTCTGGACCGTCGGGGTGGGCGGCGAGCGGGTCCGGTACTCGCCCGGCGGGATGGCGGTGCTCGACTCCTGGGGTGCGCTGCGTTACGCCGCCAACACCGCGTTCGCCGCGCTGGTCTACAGCGACAAGACCACCGACGCGACCCGCAAGGCGCGCTACCACGACTTCGCCGTCCGGCAGATCAACTACGCGCTCGGCGACAACCCGCGCAACTCCAGTTACGTGATCGGCTTCGGCGCCAACTCGCCCAAGAACCCGCACCACCGCACCGCACACGGCTCCTGGTGGGACAGCATGACCGTGCCCACCGAGACCCGGCACACCCTCTACGGCGCGCTGGTCGGCGGCCCGTCGTCGCCGAACGACGCGTACACCGACAGCCGGTCGGACTACGTGATGAACGAGGTGGCCACCGACTACAACGCCGGCTTCACCTCCGCGCTGGCCCGGCTGACCCAGGAGTACGGCGGCACCCCGCTGGCGAACTTCCCGGTCCCCGAGCAGCCCGACATCGACGAGTTGACCGTGGAGACCACGGTGATGCAGAACGAGCCGCGGGCCACCGGGATCAAGGCCATCGTCTACAACAAGTCGGCCTTCCCGGCGCGGGCGCTGACCGACGCCAAGTTCCGGTACTACTTCCGGGCCAGCGGCACCACGGCGGCGCAGGTGACCCCCGGCTACACCCAGGGCTGCCCGTCCCCGAGCACCGCTCACCCGGCCGGCGGCGACCTCTGGTACGTCGAGGTCGACTGCACCGGGCACACCATCGCCCCCGCCGGCCAGTCGCAGCACCGGATGGAGGTGCAGTTCAAGGTCGGTGTGCCCGAGGGCGGCACGTGGGATCCGAGCGACGACCCGTCGTACCAGGCCACCGCCGGGCCGAACCGCAACGTGCCGCTCTACGTCGGTGGCACCCGGGTGTGGGGTGCCGAGCCCGCGTCCGGCCCGGCGGACACCGTCGCGCCGAGCACGCCGGGTGCGCCGACGGTCTCGGCGATCACCACGACCGGTGCCACGCTGAGCTGGGCCCCGTCGACCGACAACGTGGGCGTGACCGGGTACCGGGTCTACCGGGGGCCGGCTTCGGGTGACGTGTTGGTCGCCACGGTCACCGGGACCACGTACGCGGCGACCGACCTGCAACCCCAGAGCACGTACTCCTTCTACGTGGTCGCGACCGACGCGGCCGGCAACGCCTCGTCGCCCTCGGAACGGGTGACGGTGACCACCTCGGCGCCGCTGCCGACCTCGCCCTGCCGGGTCTCCTACGGCACCACCGACTGGAGCACCGGCTTCACCGCGAACATCACCATCACCAACACCGGCACCACCGCGATCAACGGCTGGACGCTGGCGTTCAGCTTCCCGAACGCCGGACAGCGGGTCGGCCAGGGCTGGTCGGCCAGCTACGCCCAGACCGGGTCGGCGGTGACCGCCACCAACCTGTCGTACAACGGCAACCTCGCGCCGGGCGCGTCGGCCGGCATCGGCTTCAACGGTACGCACACCGGCAGCAACCCGAGGCCCACCACGTTCACGCTCAACGGCTCCACCTGCACCATCGGCTGA